gttgaatttttttcaccgacgacaaaatataactatatgaAAATGACATGCATAACCATATCTGGATTGTAAGTGACTTTGTGATCACATCACTATAATTTTTCAGCGGCAATtaccactcatattttatgtgatgtaataataaatgaaatgtagccaaattttgtcattgatggaaaaaattgaacaattatttaagttcgtgatattatatttcAAGTTTAAAGTtgaagggaaaaaataaagttgtagAAAGATACGTGATATTAGGCGTCTATATCCCAAACTTTAATGCTCTCTATGTCCCATAAAATGGATAATTGAAATGCACGAGAATTAATGcgtaattgataaaataagaaatatgaGGAGAAGGATagttaaagtattgttagtagatAATGAGACCgtcattattattagtgtttaataagttgtaatgtataaataataattagggGACAACTttactgaaattaaaaaacttttccctctgtattaaaaaatagaaacatttaaaacgacactagtacaattggtaaagtaagtgagaaaaattagtaaagtaagagagatgaaaagaaaaatgagtaaagtaagagagaggagaaaaaatagtaaaagtagaGTTAGTAGATTGTGAGATCCAtgtcctaaaataaaaagattttaaaatttttacttttaaggaACGGCTCAAAGTTGaaatagttgctatttttaaaaaatggaaggaGTACAATATTTCTATgagataaaagaaataaaaattaccacatattttttatacaaataagggattactaatattattgtattaaaataaagataatgtTGGGTTTTTTTGTCCCATAGTAGGAGTGGGGCCAACTGTAAGTCTGTAACCAATAGCGACAGAGATGTGATGACGTCACTCATCCATGCggttctaattttttttattccatcttGATATTATGTGGACGGCCACGATTTATTTGAACTTATGGTTGTTTTTGTCGCCATCCATCGCCAACTTAAAACGCGGTATCACCAAAATATCGTATCACCATTCGTCTCGCCGCTCCAATTTATTCAGTTTAGATTCTACAgtataattctaatttttctttttgtttatatttaatacttttgGAATTTGGCGAGTAACTAATAGTATATGTATTTAACAtgattaaaaaagttaaaatttttattttctaacttTATGCGATTTGACGAGTATTAAACTTAGACTAAAACTGTAGGAGTACTGAAAATTTTACATTCTATTCTACTCCTAGTTGAAAACTGTGTCACCTCTATCTGCGTacattgatttaaaaaaaaaactattgaGTATTGAATATTTTACATTCTAAAAGTTTGTCACCTTTGTTGgcgtaaattttaaattagtactccccTATGTCTTCCTATGCAcacatactaaaaaaatagtctaCCCAAATTACCCTTAATAAATATTGGCTAAATAGtgaacaataaaaatgtgagttTAGAGGTGACTTAATCAGGGACAGTTATGGATTTATTAAGTGAAAATGTCAGAACGACAGATATTCATATTTGTTTAAGAACTTTATCTAAAGGTATTTCTGAATAACCGTTGTATATTATTCATGATAAGAAAATATGTACTGTGAttaatcttttaattttcttaaagaaaatgacattttatttgtaaataatcTTTTGTTTCTGAATATTTTCAtctgatttttaatattttgttttttgttcgATTTAGTATAAAATACCGTCGTTATTCCACCAAAATTGTTCAGGTTCTTGAGCTTTAATTCaacaaaactatcattttgATTAGTAATTATCCATGAagaaattatcattttaatttactactattatttaaaaacactcttaaatttataagttttcCGCAACCATTTGACATTTGAAGAAATATATTTGCTTAACTGATAAAATGAAGTTATTAGGGCAATCACGCTTGATTAGGAACTTTTTAAGTCTAACCtttaagaacataaaaataacacacattattttattttgaaatagatCTCAAACACATCCAagattatttgaaatttgaattactAGTCAAAAGTGAAGCATcttatcaaacaaataaattggATTTATTCGTCGTACATTATTCTATAATTGTCATTGAGGAGTATAGTTTTAATGTTGTCAGGAAATAACTCACGGTCTGAAATGTATCTTTTACctattaaatcaataaaagcCATTAAAATTCAGATGAGTACTGAAGGGCAATGTTACACCATTTTCAAAGGTTTCAGTCCCTCAATAAGCTAAAAAGTAGTAATAATCTGAGTAGTGAGGACCAAACTAGCCACATAAATGTTAATGAACatgcattttatttctaaGCTACTACACCTAATTCCTAAACCTagtgtttcttttttcaacAATCTGAGCCCCTACCAACATTAGTGCACATCTTCCATAATTCAAGTTAAATTCAATAGCATGCTCATTTTGGGCCTCTATGCAATATTTGTAAAGTCAGGAATTATGAACTTTAACATAAAACTTAAGcccaactaaaaaaaaagcttGAAAGTGATGTTGGGCCGAAACAGCCAGTGGCCCAAAATATGCTTATGAAATACTAGTGTCTAAGACGTACTGCAATTTGTATAGTTGCTATTAAATCCAAGGCAAAACTAACTTCTCTCAGCGAAAGCAGGATAGGCTTAATTTAACTACAATAAAATGCAGAAACATGAACACTAAGACAGAATATCATTGATAAAGAAAACTAACACACCAATCACATGTCATTTATGGTACTAATAGCAGAAGATACCAAATCAGTCATTGAATACAAGGTAGTCAAGGGCAATACTTGCGTAATAGGATTGGTACGCATGGTCAtcaatttatacatttttaaagAGTAATAGCCTCAAAAGCTTAGGAAAATATACATGATGATAACCTCCATTCATTCTTCAAGTGCAGAGCTGGAGAAATATATATCCCTCATCCGTCTATCCTGCAGCACCAAACACCAAGACAATTACTATCTCAATCAAGtcctacaataaaataaacaattgaaCAATAACAACACGCTTGAGCAATAATTTAGCAAATTAATCGAGCATATAAGTTCATCTAAAACATAGACTGTAGGGCTGTCCGAATGGGTATCCGCAAGTACCACGCCCAAAAATATTGGGTAAAGTCCCTAAGCACACCCGaacccaaacccaaaaaacCCGAATCCATGAAATTCCAATTTTGTTCTTTGGAAACCAAAATCACCCAAATTTCCAATATCCaagcaaaaattaaaatcgcACCAAATTTGGATACATTAGGCTTTGATGTAACAGTGCTTTGGATTTCTCATTTCTAATAGTTTTAGTTAGATGTCTACTGCAACTTTGATGCAAAGCAAAATCGCCCAGAATTTCAAAATCCTGAAAATCAAAAACCTTTTCACATCTCTTCCCTTCAGCTTTGTCTCACTACCACTTCACTCTTCACATGTAcagaagaaaggaaaatgaacAGAACAGAACTGAATTCAGTCTCATGGCCAATTAATTCCCTTGCAGTCGAAACAGCATTTTCAGATCGAGGCGGCGTAAGCCTCTCTCGGGTCTAAGCTGCGGCGGTTGGAGATGGTGTCTCGTGACTCATGTGTGGGATGGGGGAGAGCCTATAGATGTAAGCGAGAGGCAGAAATGGGATGGGGACGTCGACTTTCTACTAACATACTACTAAAATCCTAAGCTgctaaattaattgtaattatttaatttgagttatCCAATCAGGTAATCGGGTAATCCGATACCCGATAATATTCAGATCGGGTCAAGAAATACCCGATATCAGATTTGATGATAGATTTCCAAATTGTGggattataagaaaaaataacagTACTAAACATCAGACCTCATAGGCACAACCGCACAAGAAATTTGGTTTTGCGTGTAGGGCAGTTCATTCAAAGAGGAGAATTACAGgtgatatgaaaatttgaaatctaaCTGTGTTCTAAAGCAGCACTAAACAAGTAATTTGGTATTCAACATCCCTATTCCCTACCAAACCCAGGAATATGTGATTTCAAACAAAGATAGAGCTATTAGACGGCATAACGAACCCAGCATAGGCAAGGCATGCAATAAACTTCCAATCTACGATGATGCTATTCCAGTGTTGACCCTGAtggattgattaatttttaacttgTTTGATCATCTTATCCTCTAAATACTAGCACTTAAAGCAAACGCCCCTAACTCTCTTGGTGAATAATCTTTAACAGATATTGGTAGATACAGCCTCGGACAGAACTTAACAAATAGGTTCGGAAAGTACTCAAATCACACTCCCTATTCATCAATGGAAATGTTTTAACCTAATCTAAATTCGATAAGCTTCCAAAATTCCAACACAAGCACACACAAACAGTAGCTACTGCATCTAGTAAACTAGGCCATGTTTAGCATAATCGTAGACCAAGAAAGAGGGAAATCACGATTGAAATTCTGAAGCGAATCAACAgcaagtaagagagagaataggGGGAGGGGTTACCAGAGAGGATTGGGGACTAGTTGTAATAGAGCTCAAGGCCCATTCCGTCGTGGATCTCGTAGTCCTTGAGGGTGATATGGTCCTTGTAGACGGTGTACCATTTCTGGATTCTGATCTTGTCGGCGCGAGTCCCCGTCTGCGCCGCCACAAGCTTCTTAAGGTCGCCGATCGTGTCGTCGTCGTTGCACTTGACGCGGACCTTCTTCCCCAGTCGATCGTTCAATACCACCTCAATCATCTTTACACTTGCTCCGCAAACCCTAGAATGTGGAATTCTGGCCCCTTTTCTTCCTATTTATTCACGCGGAATTGTGGAATCTGATCCGGTCCGGTCCAGGTATAAGTGGACtcaaattcaatatattttattctcatgattgaattatttgtaataataaaattcaatttctttaaatataaCTTTACTCTCTTGAATTATTTACTGTATTTAATCacttatcttactttattcccaTTCCTTTTAACTAGCTACATCTGTGTTCCTTTAAGTTTAGTGTAACTGAGTTTTGGCATCTGAGATTCTGACCGAGGATTATACGAggaaaatatagtactccaccTGTGATCAAAATTATCCAAATAATGGTGATTAATCAAAAAACATGAATCTGTCCAAAAATTACAAAGGGAGTAACATttataggaaaagaaaattttcacATTCGTTTAACATCTCATTCCACTTGTTGGCGACCAAGGATTGGGTAGAGTACGAGTACGAGTAGACCTGAGTTTGAAGATGATGAACGTAGagtatgaaatgaaaagtttaCTGATTCATTTTGATGATCCAACCCTTGATTCATACCGTCTCATCTCTGCAAACAACGCATTCACTAACGTGAAAACATCACttgatatttcattttacacAACTAGTCATCTTTCATAGTAAGCAAATGCAAACGTCAAATACTTGGTCAAAACTGAACCAGCCCTGAATTAAATAGCCCAGACACAACTATGCAGCATCATGTCAGTCATACCGTACTGTACCAATGGCAGCGGCTTAACTCCTTCATCATTCCGGCCGAGGTTGATTATAGCTTATTCTGACACCACAACTTCCTGATCAACACTCCAATAGTTAGAATCGTTGAATTCCTTTTTAATACCAGCACTGCCATCATCCGACTCCTCTGGTTTTGTTGGTATGATATTCCTTTTCAAGGGCCCAGCTTCCCCtacaattccttccttgagAGCATGCTCCATAGCTTTTTGTGTACCTTCTATCTCCACACCAACAAACTCAACATCCTCTTCGAACAAAGATGGTGCAGCAACACTCCTCTCACTAGAATCAAACATATCTGACTCATGGGAATCAGCACAACTGGATTTCCCATTTGGTAGGGAGCCTCCTCCACTTGAAGTGGTACTTATCGAAGCATTACTGGCCTCTACCAAATGCACATTGTTGTCTGTCGTGCCGCCTTCATCTTCAAAGGGGTTCAGGCTAGAGCCACCAACTTGAAGGTCTGCTGAAACTTCACCCCATGCTACCCATTCAGGCATTGGCCTGTCTTCAAATGGATCCTCATATTCTGGTGCCTCAAATTGAAAGAAACTAAGATCACCAGTTCTCTCATTCATTGACTCGACGCCACTGGAGTTGTTTACAATGAGCTCATCAACAAAAGGATTTGTGGTAGCAGATGAGCCATTGCTAGAAGTTTTACTTGCTGATGATTCCTCAATCTCTCCTACCACTACCTCATCATCAGCACTGCCGTCACTACCATTAGATGTACCATTGAACTTAAGATCATTACCACCAGATTGGTCATCTTGGAAAGCAAACCAGTTGGAATTTGTGAACAAACTGCTGCATAGAAACAATAAGAAACATAACATAACAATTTGATGTGCCTATAATCTTGAAGCTATTCTAACAAaactcacttttattttgCCATCTGGCATTCTGCTATGAAATGTTACACTAATACCTCATCAGAATACCAACAGACCCTAGAAATCACACTATTCAATTTCTGCACGCAAATTTTATTCAGAAAAGTGAACTGACAGAACTCACCTCCCTTGGTCGTCACCCAACCTTAAGGATGAAATTACAACTTCTGCAGACTCATCGTCGAAGTAAACATCCTagaaatttcatcaaatttaatgGGTCAACATTCAGGCAATTTAAATAAGGATCAATACTGCCAAAAATAACCAGCATGGTGGTTCTCCAAAATAAAGGaatgtgaataaaaatgacattttattaGAAGTTTTGCAGTCAAGTAATATAGGAGGCCACACTACCTCATCGCCGCGGTCAATAGATCCATCCCCCTGCACAGGAATACACAGCTCAGTGGGTATCTTCATGCATGGAGAAAATTATCGCATTTGCTCCATCTAAATGCTTGGCAGTAATTATTGATGAATATCTTACACAGTTGATTTGTGCTCATCTTCATGCATGGAGGGTTAAATTCAGGTTTCTTTATACTAAGTGTTGGCAGTTATGCTAGAGTTAAGGCAATTAGAACAGAACAAAAAACctagaaaaattaatagaacTGAACAGAAAATCCTCATACAAAATGTCCCAAAATCCAAGATTAAAACTACTTATTTGACTCCTAGTCTGACTCTAACTCTAACAGATAAAGCTGACTCTAACAACTCGTCTCCTCAACGAAACAAATAACTAATATTCCCTTGATGGCACATGATTTTagtgaggagagagaagagagaaagtttACTCCAAATATGGAAAGAGGACACCTTGGTTGCGACAAACTATTAAGGAAAggtggacatcttgaatgggatggaggaagtgATTACCAATCAATAATCAACTATATCTATTAACTGCTCCAAAGCTATGAAAGCATATAAGACAGCCCAAATCAGCCATGGCTTCAAGCTAATTTCTACCCTAAAAAACCAGATTCCCCTTTGCTGCACAGTGAGCCCAGGAGAAGTTGTATAATGTTTGCAAGTGTATGGCAGTGAAGAACTCCTTAGTTGACTCAATTCCTTACAATCGCAAATGAGCAAAGCTGTCGTAGATCCTTGTTGGGGCAGAGGAATTTGTTGGAAGAGGAGCGCCCCTTAGTGGAAGGAATGTCCTTGTAGTAAGAGAGGCAGCAATAAGAAGATTTGTCGGGATAGAAGCACTCCATCAAGAAAATTAAGGCGTTATCACGGAAATAGGAGGTTGAGGTGGAGGCGGCAGAGTCGTCACCATATCAGGAAGTGGAGGTGGGGGCAGGATTTGCACAACTCAGCCCCTAATCTGACTCTAACACTAACAGATAAAAGCTGACTACTAATCCGAACTCTATCAGATAAAAGCTGAGTCTAACAAACCTCTTACAACTCAACTCctcaaacaaacaaataacttaataattaatatagtaatCAACAATCTCTATCAAGTTACCTCGGcattatcattatcatataTGTTGTATCTAAATGCTTGGCTCAAATTATTTGCCAATGCTGCGACATCATAATCCCTGTCATGAACATCTTCCTCATCACTATCTCTGGTCCTGTCTTGAAGTGCAGTTGGTCGGCTGAAAAGAAGAGACAGTTATAAATTTCAGAATTTAAAGTCTAAATAGGGTTGAAAAAACATGTCGTCATTGCCATGTGGAGAGGGAAATAAAGGATTTGCGATAACCCAAATATTAATAAACACATAGTgatcaaaagataaaattgaaCACCACCCACACCATCAACCACACAGCAGGTCTGTTAAAATCATTATCAGAGGCAGGAACGTAAAAAACTTTAACATCACTATGTACTTGTGAGCTTCGTCCTTATTCTGACTCCTCAGCAAGTTTATCGAAGACTAAAATTCGCAACATGTTTCACTACTGACTAAACTTTGGTGGTAATAAGATAACATTAATAAACACCTGCAACCATCACAATCTGTTCATGCCCATTGGGGAGAAAGGAGAGAATGCATACCCACAAGCCCACCGGTGAACATTCTCAACTATGTTACGCTCCTGTAAGATAGTAGTCTGccactcattccactcactgTTTTCCTGAAAAgcatacaaaatatatcataaacCTACGATAATCAAATTGAGAAACATAGGAAACATGTTTGCATACTACCTTACTAAACATAAATCAAAGGTTTTATTAGAATAATCTATGCACCTTAGATATATATAAGATGCAGGGACTGCCATCAATTTCAATATTGGAGGAATTTTGAACTTGTAGCTAACCTGGAGATGCTTTTGAATTTCATCATTTCCCAtctgaattaatttatttgatatacGTGTCAAGTGCCCAAAGTATCCTGCTCGAGGAGCATATCTTCCGGTTGCTGGCACAGTTGGCTGCTAAATCACAACTATATGTCAAAACTCAAAgaagaatagaaaaatggTAAGCACAAGCTTTATGATTGTGCACGACAATCAATCAATATCATATTAAACAGAATGCAAAAGTAAGAGAACATTGTATCCAGATTATATTATCTGGCTTCCTGAACCACACTACTAATATTCTCAGCTTTCCAGTTCTTGAACGAACAGAACAGTCTGCACAAAAGACATGCACGCATGAACAATCAGAAACTAATTCAGGAAAGTTACCTGATTCAGTTCACCAAGTGTTGAATTTTTCTCAGCTTTAAGAATCTTTGGTACCAAACTACAGTCGAGAAGAAGATGATCAATAATGGCATTATTTTTGCTTTCCAAGCATGAATATAAAATgctctccacgtgatgatgtAAAGCATTATTGTATGGGTACCTGCACCAGAAAAAGAGGATCATTGGAGAGAGGACAAGGCAATACATCTTAAAATGTGGAGACACTGGGCTCCATTATGGCCATACTTTGCTTCTTAACACAATATAACTATGCAGGAATAAGCTAAGTGgtagtagaaaatgaaaagtcCTACTCGAAAAAGAGATCAAGGACTCTGTGAATTGCCCCAGAGCTGACCAATTCCTTCTCTGCCACTTCATTGCCAGTTTTTAGCAGCACAGCAAGGAATTCCACAACCTGAAATCAGATACCACAGTAATAATAAAGTTGAGGACGGAAGCAGAGTCACGCCAACGGCAAAGTATACAATTTTCCTACGTTTCTAAATGAATTGTGCACGTTATATCTCATAGTATTATATTGATGTAAAAAGAGTAGAAACTAGATCCCACACATCAAGAtagaattattgaattattgtaCAATAGCAGTAGTATTGGCTTGTTACCCCCACAATAATACTGCGCTGGCttctatattcaattaattattacaGTAAAAAGTAGTCACGCAACTTTGGGATGATCTCATAATCTAATGTGATTGCAAATGCAGGGTAGGGAAGAACAGGTAATGAGAAAGCCACAAGAACATGTTAGCTAACCTTCAATCGATGCTTTCCAAGAGGAGGCCTCAGTTCACCATATGTCACTGGTAAAACCTTCTCATCGGATGAAACATTCAAAAGCATCAGGAGCTCTCCTgagcaaacaaaaaaattcagaaaatttGTGTTGTTCAGAAATCAGAAACCATGGACATGTATAGAGAATGAAATAAGAATCTAAATGTAGTTAGTGTTACTGTGTTAGTGGCTTCAGAAAATTTGTGTTGTTCAGAAAAGCAAAAGGCAACTACTACTAATGAGCTATATCCCGCTCCTTTTCACCTCAAACaccatattatataaaatgcatTTAATCAACAATTTACAGTTAGATACCTAGTTTGGGGAGCATAGCACCAACTGTGTCTGGATTGACATGCACTGGTGGTTCATACA
The nucleotide sequence above comes from Salvia hispanica cultivar TCC Black 2014 chromosome 5, UniMelb_Shisp_WGS_1.0, whole genome shotgun sequence. Encoded proteins:
- the LOC125189065 gene encoding serine/threonine-protein phosphatase 6 regulatory subunit 3-like isoform X5; amino-acid sequence: MFWKLTAMSASSPVEAVLDKENFTLEELLDEEEIIQECKALNSRLINFLRDRAQVEQLLHYIVEEPPEDADNKRTFKFPFIACEIFTCEIDVILKMLVDEEELMNLLFSFLEPDRYHSAPLAGYFSKVVVCLMLRKTVPLMNYVKAHQDIFRQLVDLIGITSIMEVLVRLVGGDDHLYPNSLDVMQWLADSNLLEMIVDKLNHANPPEVHANAAETLCAITRNMPSPLATKLSSPGFVGRIFGHALEDPLSKSALVNCISVCISLLDPKRSMPSPVFYSFRSQHVYEPPVHVNPDTVGAMLPKLGELLMLLNVSSDEKVLPVTYGELRPPLGKHRLKVVEFLAVLLKTGNEVAEKELVSSGAIHRVLDLFFEYPYNNALHHHVESILYSCLESKNNAIIDHLLLDCSLVPKILKAEKNSTLGELNQQPTVPATGRYAPRAGYFGHLTRISNKLIQMGNDEIQKHLQENSEWNEWQTTILQERNIVENVHRWACGRPTALQDRTRDSDEEDVHDRDYDVAALANNLSQAFRYNIYDNDNAEGDGSIDRGDEDVYFDDESAEVVISSLRLGDDQGRVCWYSDEVLV
- the LOC125189065 gene encoding serine/threonine-protein phosphatase 6 regulatory subunit 3-like isoform X4, with the translated sequence MFWKLTAMSASSPVEAVLDKENFTLEELLDEEEIIQECKALNSRLINFLRDRAQVEQLLHYIVEEPPEDADNKRTFKFPFIACEIFTCEIDVILKMLVDEEELMNLLFSFLEPDRYHSAPLAGYFSKVVVCLMLRKTVPLMNYVKAHQDIFRQLVDLIGITSIMEVLVRLVGGDDHLYPNSLDVMQWLADSNLLEMIVDKLNHANPPEVHANAAETLCAITRNMPSPLATKLSSPGFVGRIFGHALEDPLSKSALVNCISVCISLLDPKRSMPSPVFYSFRSQHVYEPPVHVNPDTVGAMLPKLGELLMLLNVSSDEKVLPVTYGELRPPLGKHRLKVVEFLAVLLKTGNEVAEKELVSSGAIHRVLDLFFEYPYNNALHHHVESILYSCLESKNNAIIDHLLLDCSLVPKILKAEKNSTLGELNQPTVPATGRYAPRAGYFGHLTRISNKLIQMGNDEIQKHLQENSEWNEWQTTILQERNIVENVHRWACGRPTALQDRTRDSDEEDVHDRDYDVAALANNLSQAFRYNIYDNDNAEGDGSIDRGDEDVYFDDESAEVVISSLRLGDDQGSLFTNSNWFAFQDDQSGGNDLKFNGTSNGSDGSADDEVVVGEIEESSASKTSSNGSSATTNPFVDELIVNNSSGVESMNERTGDLSFFQFEAPEYEDPFEDRPMPEWVAWGEVSADLQVGGSSLNPFEDEGGTTDNNVHLVEASNASISTTSSGGGSLPNGKSSCADSHESDMFDSSERSVAAPSLFEEDVEFVGVEIEGTQKAMEHALKEGIVGEAGPLKRNIIPTKPEESDDGSAGIKKEFNDSNYWSVDQEVVVSE
- the LOC125189065 gene encoding serine/threonine-protein phosphatase 6 regulatory subunit 3-like isoform X2; amino-acid sequence: MFWKLTAMSASSPVEAVLDKENFTLEELLDEEEIIQECKALNSRLINFLRDRAQVEQLLHYIVEEPPEDADNKRTFKFPFIACEIFTCEIDVILKMLVDEEELMNLLFSFLEPDRYHSAPLAGYFSKVVVCLMLRKTVPLMNYVKAHQDIFRQLVDLIGITSIMEVLVRLVGGDDHLYPNSLDVMQWLADSNLLEMIVDKLNHANPPEVHANAAETLCAITRNMPSPLATKLSSPGFVGRIFGHALEDPLSKSALVNCISVCISLLDPKRSMPSPVFYSFRSQHVYEPPVHVNPDTVGAMLPKLGELLMLLNVSSDEKVLPVTYGELRPPLGKHRLKVVEFLAVLLKTGNEVAEKELVSSGAIHRVLDLFFEYPYNNALHHHVESILYSCLESKNNAIIDHLLLDCSLVPKILKAEKNSTLGELNQQPTVPATGRYAPRAGYFGHLTRISNKLIQMGNDEIQKHLQENSEWNEWQTTILQERNIVENVHRWACGRPTALQDRTRDSDEEDVHDRDYDVAALANNLSQAFRYNIYDNDNAEGDGSIDRGDEDVYFDDESAEVVISSLRLGDDQGSLFTNSNWFAFQDDQSGGNDLKFNGTSNGSDGSADDEVVVGEIEESSASKTSSNGSSATTNPFVDELIVNNSSGVESMNERTGDLSFFQFEAPEYEDPFEDRPMPEWVAWGEVSADLQVGGSSLNPFEDEGGTTDNNVHLVEASNASISTTSSGGGSLPNGKSSCADSHESDMFDSSERSVAAPSLFEEDVEFVGVEIEGTQKAMEHALKEGIVGEAGPLKRNIIPTKPEESDDGSAGIKKEFNDSNYWSVDQEVVVSE
- the LOC125189066 gene encoding ubiquitin-like protein 5; the encoded protein is MIEVVLNDRLGKKVRVKCNDDDTIGDLKKLVAAQTGTRADKIRIQKWYTVYKDHITLKDYEIHDGMGLELYYN
- the LOC125189065 gene encoding serine/threonine-protein phosphatase 6 regulatory subunit 3-like isoform X3, whose amino-acid sequence is MFWKLTAMSASSPVEAVLDKENFTLEELLDEEEIIQECKALNSRLINFLRDRAQVEQLLHYIVEEPPEDADNKRTFKFPFIACEIFTCEIDVILKMLVDEEELMNLLFSFLEPDRYHSAPLAGYFSKVVVCLMLRKTVPLMNYVKAHQDIFRQLVDLIGITSIMEVLVRLVGGDDHLYPNSLDVMQWLADSNLLEMIVDKLNHANPPEVHANAAETLCAITRNMPSPLATKLSSPGFVGRIFGHALEDPLSKSALVNCISVCISLLDPKRSMPSPVFYSFRSQHVYEPPVHVNPDTVGAMLPKLGELLMLLNVSSDEKVLPVTYGELRPPLGKHRLKVVEFLAVLLKTGNEVAEKELVSSGAIHRVLDLFFEYPYNNALHHHVESILYSCLESKNNAIIDHLLLDCSLVPKILKAEKNSTLGELNQPTVPATGRYAPRAGYFGHLTRISNKLIQMGNDEIQKHLQENSEWNEWQTTILQERNIVENVHRWACGRPTALQDRTRDSDEEDVHDRDYDVAALANNLSQAFRYNIYDNDNAEGDGSIDRGDEDVYFDDESAEVVISSLRLGDDQGSSLFTNSNWFAFQDDQSGGNDLKFNGTSNGSDGSADDEVVVGEIEESSASKTSSNGSSATTNPFVDELIVNNSSGVESMNERTGDLSFFQFEAPEYEDPFEDRPMPEWVAWGEVSADLQVGGSSLNPFEDEGGTTDNNVHLVEASNASISTTSSGGGSLPNGKSSCADSHESDMFDSSERSVAAPSLFEEDVEFVGVEIEGTQKAMEHALKEGIVGEAGPLKRNIIPTKPEESDDGSAGIKKEFNDSNYWSVDQEVVVSE
- the LOC125189065 gene encoding serine/threonine-protein phosphatase 6 regulatory subunit 3-like isoform X1, whose translation is MFWKLTAMSASSPVEAVLDKENFTLEELLDEEEIIQECKALNSRLINFLRDRAQVEQLLHYIVEEPPEDADNKRTFKFPFIACEIFTCEIDVILKMLVDEEELMNLLFSFLEPDRYHSAPLAGYFSKVVVCLMLRKTVPLMNYVKAHQDIFRQLVDLIGITSIMEVLVRLVGGDDHLYPNSLDVMQWLADSNLLEMIVDKLNHANPPEVHANAAETLCAITRNMPSPLATKLSSPGFVGRIFGHALEDPLSKSALVNCISVCISLLDPKRSMPSPVFYSFRSQHVYEPPVHVNPDTVGAMLPKLGELLMLLNVSSDEKVLPVTYGELRPPLGKHRLKVVEFLAVLLKTGNEVAEKELVSSGAIHRVLDLFFEYPYNNALHHHVESILYSCLESKNNAIIDHLLLDCSLVPKILKAEKNSTLGELNQQPTVPATGRYAPRAGYFGHLTRISNKLIQMGNDEIQKHLQENSEWNEWQTTILQERNIVENVHRWACGRPTALQDRTRDSDEEDVHDRDYDVAALANNLSQAFRYNIYDNDNAEGDGSIDRGDEDVYFDDESAEVVISSLRLGDDQGSSLFTNSNWFAFQDDQSGGNDLKFNGTSNGSDGSADDEVVVGEIEESSASKTSSNGSSATTNPFVDELIVNNSSGVESMNERTGDLSFFQFEAPEYEDPFEDRPMPEWVAWGEVSADLQVGGSSLNPFEDEGGTTDNNVHLVEASNASISTTSSGGGSLPNGKSSCADSHESDMFDSSERSVAAPSLFEEDVEFVGVEIEGTQKAMEHALKEGIVGEAGPLKRNIIPTKPEESDDGSAGIKKEFNDSNYWSVDQEVVVSE